From the Lathyrus oleraceus cultivar Zhongwan6 chromosome 4, CAAS_Psat_ZW6_1.0, whole genome shotgun sequence genome, one window contains:
- the LOC127136089 gene encoding uncharacterized protein LOC127136089 has protein sequence MVEIEVGGNLKNVVKVFSLGDNSWRDIPCLPVIPLYLYDVCNNKDVYLNGTVNWLANCNHDFYLMGVIENYVILSLDLSTESYTQMMLPCGLDKGPHVQMKDFGVQESWVQLFKISYQNFYSINSDLFGKQQLELLPIYLCENGYTLILANIYKAPTFICDCRDNTVEPIRITDTIEWLWAKDHIESLVRTC, from the exons ATGGTGGAGATAGAGGTTGGTGGTAATCTAAAAAATGTAGTGAAAGTTTTCAGCTTGGGGGATAATTCATGGAGAGATATTCCATGTTTACCTGTGATTCCACTTTATTTGTATGATGTTTGTAACAACAAAGATGTGTATTTGAATGGTACTGTTAATTGGCTGGCCAATTGCAATCATGATTTTTATTTGATGGGTGTTATTGAAAATTATGTCATTCTTTCGCTAGATCTCTCCACCGAGTCATACACTCAAATGATGTTGCCTTGTGGTTTGGACAAGGGGCCCCATGTTCAG ATGAAAGATTTTGGAGTTCAAGAGTCTTGGGTTCAGTTATTCAAAATTAGTTATCAGAATTTCTATTCAATCAACAGTGATTTATTTGGTAAACAGCAGTTGGAATTGTTGCCGATATACCTTTGTGAGAATGGTTATACTTTGATATTGGCAAATATTTATAAGGCACCAACATTTATCTGTGATTGCAGAGACAATACAGTAGAGCCAATAAGAATTACTGATACGATTGAGTGGCTGTGGGCTAAGGATCACATCGAAAGTTTGGTTCGAACTTGTTGA
- the LOC127073464 gene encoding putative F-box protein At1g47790 — translation MQLRCVNKFFKTLISDPYFVQMHLEKSTPTPNLALVWLDCRKDSDSHFVSQSIPGLLQNQFNSLRNDPSYRLINFVRVDLVVGSCNGLLCLICSAYPSSLDAWLCFWNPAMRTISNEFGLFYRAVEFKFCFGYDNLNKTYKVVAFLVDLDIDRCLENTVKIFSLGDNSWRDIQYFPVDVIPLHWIDAWHNKDVYLNDIIWKVWKRG, via the exons ATGCAATTGAGATGCGTCAACAAGTTTTTCAAAACTCTCATCTCCGATCCTTACTTTGTTCAAATGCATCTCGAAAAATCAACACCAACGCCTAATCTCGCACTTGTCTGGCTAGACTGCCGGAAAGATAGTGATTCCCATTTCGTTAGTCAATCCATTCCTGGTTTACTCCAAAACCAATTTAACTCCCTTCGCAATGATCCTTCCTATCGATTGATCAATTTTGTTCGTGTAGACCTAGTTGTTGGTTCATGCAATGGATTGCTATGCCTTATTTGTAGTGCATACCCTTCTTCTCTCGATGCATGGCTTTGTTTCTGGAACCCAGCTATGAGAACAATATCTAACGAATTTGGACTATTTTATAGGGCCGTGGAATTTAAGTTTTGTTTTGGTTATGATAATTTGAATAAAACTTATAAGGTGGTTGCATTCTTGGTCGATTTAGATATTGATCGTTGTTTAGAAAATACTGTCAAAATTTTCAGTTTGGGGGATAATTCATGGAGAGATATTCAATATTTTCCTGTCGATGTGATTCCACTTCATTGGATTGATGCTTGGCACAACAAAGATGTGTATTTGAATG ATATTATTTGGAAAGTATGGAAAAGGGGTTGA